From a region of the Vanessa atalanta chromosome 13, ilVanAtal1.2, whole genome shotgun sequence genome:
- the LOC125068254 gene encoding BET1 homolog, giving the protein MRRARDGYQYQPIPRAATDDVFEHENERMAEELSGKITTLKHMSIEIGNEVRIQDKILRGIDDDVDRSSGFLGKTMGRVLKLGKGNHNYYIFYLFLFSIFVFFLLYIILKFR; this is encoded by the coding sequence ATGCGGCGGGCTCGGGATGGCTACCAGTATCAGCCCATACCAAGGGCTGCTACAGACGATGTGTTTGAACACGAAAATGAACGAATGGCAGAAGAGCTGAGTGGAAAAATAACGACACTTAAACATATGTCAATAGAAATTGGAAACGAGGTGCGAatacaagataaaatattacgagGGATAGATGATGATGTTGATAGAAGTTCAGGATTTCTCGGTAAAACTATGGGTAGAGTTCTCAAATTGGGCAAAGGGAATCATAActactacatattttatttattcctctTTTCAatctttgtatttttcttactttatatcatattaaagttTAGGTGA